A single region of the Eublepharis macularius isolate TG4126 chromosome 14, MPM_Emac_v1.0, whole genome shotgun sequence genome encodes:
- the VAMP8 gene encoding vesicle-associated membrane protein 8, with product MEPGSKSGPGMANNQVKNLQNEVEGVKNIMTQNVERILARGENLDHLRNKTEDLEATSEHFKTTSQKVARKYWWKNVKMIAIICVIVAIILILIILFATGTIKT from the exons GAGCCTGGCAGCAAAAGTGGCCCTGGGATGGCCAACAACCAGGTGAAGAACCTCCAGAATGAGGTGGAAGGCGTAAAGAACATAATGACACAAAATGTGGAGCGGATCCTGGCTAGGGGCGAGAATCTTGACCACCTACGCAATAAGACAGAGGACCTAGAGGCTACG TCAGAACATTTCAAGACTACCTCGCAGAAGGTGGCGCGCAAGTACTGGTGGAAGAACGTCAAGATGATCGCCATAATCTGTGTCATTGTTGCTATCATCCTCATTCTGATTATCCTCTTTGCTACTGGCACAATTAAAACTTAA